AAGTCTTCTGTTcttgtctcctcctctaTCCAGTACATTATCAACGTGGTCATGACCATTCCTGCCCTGCTCTTCATTGATAAGATTGGACGACGACCTCTGCTCATTGTCGGATGTCTCTTCATGATGACCTGGCTGTTTGCCGTCGGAGGAATGCTCGGTGCTTACGGTACCCAGATGCCCGGAGGTCTGCCTGCCAACCCCGAAAAGAACATTGCTGCCGACCCCTACACCACCATCTTTATCGACGACAACCACAAGACTGCGCGAAAGGCCATCATTGCCTGCTGCTATCTGTTTGTGGCCTCGTTTGCGCCCACCTGGGGTCCCGGTATCTGGCTCTACTGTTCGGAAATCTTCCCCAACAAGCAGCGAGCTATGGCCAACTCCATCACCGCTGGAGCCAACTGGGCTTTCAACTTTGCTCTGGCCATGTTTGTGCCTACCGCCTTCAAGAACATCAACTGGAAGACGTACATCATCTTCGGTGTCTTCTGTGTCGTCATGTGCATCCACGTCTTCCTGCTCTTCCCCGAGACCAAGGGTaagactctggaggagattgacatGATGTGGGACGCCAAGGTGCCTGCGTGGCGAACCGCCTCCTGGGTGCCCGACCACATGCCTTCTCGATACGCCGAGAAGGATCTGGACGAGAAGCCCATGGACGAGCTTGCTGAGGAGCCTTCTCACGAGGAGGACCCTCATCCTCAGTACACCGAGACTGTTTAATCAGTGGCtgattatatatattatttaATGACTAATGATTGTTTCTGATTGAGCTGGGAGTAGATTATGTgttttatatatatatgttatttaatttaatttatttaatAATTATATATTACCAAAAATTATTAGACCAACCCACTTTAACTTCTGTTTTGATCACCAAGATCAACACCTCTTAACTCAACCGGGGGACAAAGCCGTGTCAGCCTGAGACAGTCTCGTTGCTCAAGGTTAACATTGGTCTTGAACTGTAACACCATCTGACCGCACGAGCTACAAAGCCGCGAGTGATGTGAGTACGACGCTAAGACCGTGTCTGAGGTTCGAGGCAAGAAGCTGTTTCGCGAGGTGAGCCCCACATGGAAGATCAACCGACAGACGGATCGAAAGACCAGACATATGTCcgacagacagacacagacagatgACCGaccgacagacacagacataATGTCcgacagacagacacagaacAGATGAACGGACCgaacagacacagacacagacacagacacagacacaaacacatcgTCCCCCCGCAAACAAGATTACTCTCACCGTCTGTTTTGGGTCAGTTTCGGTTCAGTTTCGGTCTTTGTTTCTATCCCTTTACATTCCGAGGTTAGAGGCTACTCTTACTACAGGAGCACCGACTCCTTCATTACAGCAAAAGTTTTGTCAACTCAGAGGGTCTAGGATCGACTCAAACGGATCCATTCGGCCCGTCTTTTTCACGTTACTGCAGTCCCACCCAGACTCACCTGCCCAACCACCTCCTGACGTCCACTTCCTGCTCCATGACGAACAACCTTGTCATGCAGCCTGGAGAAAAAGAACTGTTAATTCTATTTGTAAGGAGACGTGAGTCCATGTGCGTgagcaacaagaacaagtggTCACTTCGCAGTCGTATAGACGACTTTGCCCGACATCTATGGGTCACTTGTCAGTCTAAGCACATCTTACATGGACACACCTCAGTTCGGTCTTAGACGCGCCCCTTCATCGGAGCTAGAGACCGCGAACGTGACTAAGACATGTAGGACTCAGTCCAATGCGGGGCGACGGAGTATACTGGAAGCAACCTCAGCAGCTTGAAGTTGCTGTACAGACCAATTGCTGAACAGACGAGATTGCCGTTTATACCCAGGTCGAAAATGCATGGTTCTGGTGCTCTATTTGGCTGTTTCGCTCTGTTGGAGCAGTCTTGTCATCTTCACGATGATGATCGCCACTCACGAAAACCCCAAACCCCActgatctgctcaaggtgGATCAGCCCATCGTTGACAACGAGGATTGTATCAGTGCagtgtactcgtacaggCTCGAGACATGCGTGTCTCTACGTGACCGGAAGTCGGCTGT
This genomic interval from Yarrowia lipolytica chromosome 1E, complete sequence contains the following:
- a CDS encoding uncharacterized protein (Compare to YALI0E23320g, no similarity possibly noncoding); its protein translation is MTDRQTQTQTQTQTQTHRPPANKITLTVCFGSVSVQFRSLFLSLYIPRLEATLTTGAPTPSLQQKFCQLRGSRIDSNGSIRPVFFTLLQSHPDSPAQPPPDVHFLLHDEQPCHAAWRKRTVNSICKET